A stretch of Solea senegalensis isolate Sse05_10M linkage group LG10, IFAPA_SoseM_1, whole genome shotgun sequence DNA encodes these proteins:
- the slc25a18 gene encoding mitochondrial glutamate carrier 1, which produces MTEKKVSLPAKLINGGVAGLVGVTCVFPIDLAKTRLQNQQGVQVYKGMLDCLAKTVRSEGYFGCYRGAAVNLTLVTPEKAIKLAANDVFRQKLSKDGHLPLWGEVLAGCGAGTCQVVVTTPMEMLKIQLQDAGRLAAQRPVPTAAQTAAAAPGPAPSLVSTRPQPRPTPQQRPSATGITVDLLRSRGLAGLYRGAGATLMRDVPFSMIYFPLFANLNALGQVDVQAKAPFWQSFMAGCGAGSVAAVAVTPLDVIKTRLQTLQKGEGEDTYRGIVDCTRRIMRREGPAAFLKGATCRALVIAPLFGIAQGVYFLGVGEALLDFLG; this is translated from the exons ATGACGGAGAAGAAAGTTAG CCTCCCTGCTAAGCTGATTAATGGGGGCGTGGCGGGCCTGGTTGGTGTGACATGTGTATTTCCTATCGATCTGGCCAAGACCCGCCTGCAGAACCAGCAGGGCGTCCAAGTCTACAAAGGAAT GCTGGATTGTCTAGCAAAGACCGTACGCTCAGAGGGATATTTTGGATGCTATAGAG GTGCAGCAGTGAACCTCACACTCGTCACACCAGAGAAAGCAATCAAACTGGCTGCCAATGATGTCTTTAGGCAGAAGCTCTCTAAGGATGG GCATTTGCCTCTGTGGGGGGAGGTACTGGCAGGGTGCGGTGCTGGGACCTGTCAGGTGGTCGTCACCACTCCTATGGAGATGCTCAAGATCCAGCTGCAGGATGCAGGGAGGCTTG CTGCACAAAGGCCTGTGCCAACTGCAGctcagactgctgctgctgctcctggtcCAGCTCCATCACTAGTGTCCACCCGACCACAGCCCCGACCGACACCTCAACAACGGCCCTCAGCTACAGGCATCACTGTGGATCTATTGAGGTCTCGTGGCCTGGCCGGCCTCTACAGGGGGGCAGGGGCCACCTTAATGAG GGATGTCCCCTTCTCAATGATCTACTTCCCACTATTTGCCAACTTGAACGCACTGGGCCAGGTTGATGTGCAGGCCAAGGCACCATTCTGGCAGTCATTTATGGCAGGCTGCGGCGCAGGCTCAGTGGCAGCTGTGGCTGTGACACCATTGGATG TAATAAAGACTCGTCTGCAGACCTTGCAAAAAGGCGAGGGAGAGGACACGTACAGAGGAATTGTTGACTGCACAAG GCGCATCATGAGGCGGGAGGGGCCTGCAGCATTCCTAAAGGGAGCAACATGTCGTGCGTTAGTCATTGCTCCTCTTTTTGGCATCGCACAGGGCGTCTACTTTCTTGGTGTTGGAGAGGCATTGCTGGACTTCCTGGGATAG
- the atp6v1e1a gene encoding V-type proton ATPase subunit E 1a, giving the protein MALTDADVQKQIKHMMAFIEQEANEKVEEIDSKAEEEFNIEKGRLVQTQRVKIMEYYEKKEKQIEQHKKIQMSNLMNQARLKVLKARDDMIKDLLNEARQRLAEIAKDPVQYSALLEGLILQAFYQLLEPKVTIRCRQQDVEIIEAAVIKNIAVYKQAVKSNIDVRIDKERFLSSEICGGVEVYNDNGKIKVSNTLESRLDLMAHQMMPEVRVNLFGANPNRKFTD; this is encoded by the exons ATGGCGCTTACCGACGCTGACGTGCAGAAACAG ATCAAGCACATGATGGCCTTCATTGAACAAGAGGCCAATGAGAAAGTGGAAGAGATTGATTCCAAG GCAGAGGAAGAATTCAACATCGAGAAAGGTCGACTAGTGCAGACACAGAGGGTAAAAATAATGGAGTActatgagaaaaaagaaaaacagatcgagcaacataaaaaaat CCAGATGTCAAACCTGATGAACCAAGCTAGACTAAAGGTGCTGAAGGCACGTGACGACATGATCAAG GATTTGTTGAACGAGGCCCGTCAAAGACTTGCAGAGATTGCCAAGGATCCTGTTCAGTACTCTGCACTACTAGAGGGGCTCATACTTCAG GCATTCTATCAACTGCTGGAGCCTAAGGTTACCATTCGCTGTCGACAGCAGGATGTAGAAATTATTGAG GCTGCAGTTATTAAGAACATCGCTGTTTACAAACAGGCAGTGAAGAGCAACATAGACGTCAGAATTGACAAGGAACGCTTTCTTTCATCAGAAAT CTGCGGAGGAGTGGAAGTGTATAATGATAATGGGAAGATCAAGGTTTCCAACACTTTGGAGAGCAGGCTAGACCTTATGGCACATCAG ATGATGCCTGAAGTCAGAGTGAACTTGTTTGGTGCCAACCCCAACCGCAAGTTCACAGATTAA